CCAGCGCACGTTGCGCGGCTCTCACCGCGTCGTCCTGGGCGCTCGCTTCCTGCTCGAGCACGCGCAGGGCGGCGAGATTGTCCTCGACCTGGCCGAAGGCGGTCAGCACGGTCTGCCGGTATTGCGCGACGCTTTCGTCGTAGTGCGCGCGGGCCTGTTCTTTGACGGAGGCGCGTCCGCCGAAGTCGAGCAGCGTTCCGGCCAACGTCGGCCCGAGCGACCACAGCCGGCTCGGCGCCAGCAACCATTGACTGTAGTTGGTCGCTTCGAGGCCACCCGTCACGGACAAAACGAGGTTCGGAAAAAACGCCGCCGTCGCCACGCCGATCTGCGCGTTCATCTCGGCGACGCGCCGTTCCGCCGCCGCAATGTCGGGGCGCCGTTCGAGCAACTCAGACGGCACGCCCGCCGCCGCGACGACCGGCACCGCCGCGAGCGGCGCAACCGGCAGCGCAAACGTGGAAGGCGGCTGGCCGATCAGAATCGCGATCGCGTGTTCGAGCTGCGCGCGCTGCACGCCGAGGTCGAGCGCTTGCGCCTGGGTGGTTTTCAACTGCGTCTGCGCCTGCGCGACATCGGCGTCCGTGGCGATGCCGCCGGCGTAGCGGTGCTGCGTCAGCTCCAGCGCTTGCCTGTAGGCCTCGATCGTGTCGTCGAGCAGTCGGCGCTCCTGATCGAGTCCGCGCAGCTCGAAGTAGTCGGTGGCGAGTTCGGCCTGCATCGACAGCAGCGCGGCTTGTGTGTCGGCGTCGCTTGCCTGCGCTTCGGCTTTCGCGCCTTCGACACTACGTGACACGCGGCCCCACAGGTCGGGTTCCCACGACGCGTCGGCTTGCACGAGGTAGTCGTTCAGCGTGAGACCCGCGGTCGATTTGTGCAGTACGTTCTCCGATGAACGGGCGCGCGAATAGGCACCGGTCGCGCTGACGAGCGGGAAGAAACTCGAACGATATTGCGCGACGGTGGCACGGGCGGCGCGAAAGCGCGCTTCGGCAGCCTGCACGTTCTGATTCGCGCTCGCGACCTGCTGTTCGAGAGCGTCGAGCGACGGGTCCGCGTAGACGCTCCACCACGCGCCGCGTGTGAACGTGTCGGCGGGTTGCGCGGGTTTCCAGCCGGTGCCGTCGAGTTCCTTGTAGGTTGCGGCGGTGGTCGCGGTCGGCTTCACGTAGTCGGGGCCGACGGTGCACGCGGTGAGTGCGCACGCGCCTGCGAGTGTCAAGGCGCACGCATGCAGCGAGACGCGCCGCAGCGGCCGCACGACGAAACGGCGACGGGATGCCGGCGCGTTCATGATGATGCCTTTACGGACAGCGACGCGGCGACATGCGTGGTTGGCGTGTCTGCCGCAACAGCGTTCGAGCCGCCCGCCACCCGATCATTGCCCGCGGCTGCGCCGCTGGCGCTTGCGGCACCGTCGCGGCTCGCCGCTGCGCCGGACGCGCCTGCCGCGCCCTCACCACCCGCCGCCGCGCCGGAAGCACCGGTCGCTCCTGACGCGCCCGTGGCAGTTCCCGCTTTCGCAGCCACGATCCGCACCGGCGCGCCGTCGATGATCGAGTCCTGCGGATTCAGGATCACCCGCTCATCGCCCTGCAGGCCGGATGCAATCGCGACACGCGTGCCGAAGTCCGTTCCCAGCGACACCGCGATCAGCTTTACCTTGTGCTGCGCGTCGACGGTCGCGACTTTCACGCCATCCGGGCGGAACAGCAGCGCGTTGCCAGGCAGCGTGAATGGCGCCGCGCCCGTGCCCAACTCGAAGTGCACTTGAGCATACGCGCCCGGCAGCAAATCGCCGTTACGGTTGTCGACGTCGACTTCCACCAGCATCGTGCGCTGTTGCGGATCGACGGCGCCCGCGGTGCGCGCCACGGTGCCCGGATAATGTCGGGACGGCGTCTCGGTCAGCGTCAGGAACGCGGCTTGCCGCGCGCGAACCTGCTGCGCGTAGGCCTGCGGTACGTTCACATAGACGCGCAGCCGATCCGCCTGCGCGACGTGAAACAGCTCCTTCGCAGGGCCGCCCGAACTGCCCGCGTCGATCAGCGCGCCGACATCGACATTGCGCGCGGTCACGATGCCGTCGAACGGCGCATACACTTTCTGGAACGACTGCGTTTTCTCGAGTCGCGCCACGTTGAAGCGTGCAGCGTCGAGCGTGGCTTTCTTTGCGAGCATGTCGCCGACCTTTTCGTCGGTTTCCTGCTTCGAGACCGATTTGCTTTTCAGCATGTCGGTCCAGCGCCCGGCGGTGCTCTTCGCAAGCGCATAGTTGGCGTCGGCGTTTGCGAGTTCGGCGCGGGCCGCGCGCAGTTGATCGTCCACTTCCGGCGTGTCGATCTCCGCCAGCAACTGGCCGTTTTTCACCCGCGCGCCGATGTCCGCGTACCACTTCTTCAGATAGCCGTTGGTGCGCGCGTAAATCGGCGTGTCGAGAAACGCCTGCACGTTGCCGGGCAGCACGAGATCGAGCCCGGCCGTCGATTTCTGCGGCCGCACGACTTCGACGCTGGTCTGGCTGGTGTGCTCGGCATCGCGTTCGAGCGCCGCGTGCGCGTCGTGACGCGACCAGATACCTTGTGCCGCAAGCGCGATGACCACCACGGCGACCGCGACGGCGATCCAGCGTGCGCGCTTTGCCTTCGCCGGATCGCGCGTGGTGCCGGAACTGTCTGGACGTTGTCCTTCCATCAAACTTCCCGTGCAAAAATGGTTGCTGTGAAGATGCTCGGGCAGTCGAAGCTGCCTCTCGTGCTGCCTGCTATTGCCGCTGTTGCCGACACGATCGCCGCGGCGCTGCACATCATGGCTTCTGCACCACGTGCTCGGCTGCACGCAGGCGTCGTGCCGCGAGTCGCCGGTAGATCATCGAAAACACCACCGGCACGAAGATCAGCGTTGCCAGCGTGCCGATCGTCAGACCGCCGATCACCGCGCGCCCGAGCGGCGCATTCTGCTCGCCGCCTTCGCCGAGACCGATCGCCATCGGCACCATGCCGATCACCATCGCGAGCGCTGTCATCAATACCGGACGAAAGCGCGTGAAGCCCGCTTCGATCGCCGCGCGGGCCGCGTCGCCGTGTTCGAGCAACTGCTCGCGCGCAAAGCTGATCACGAGAATCGAGTTGGCGGTGGCAATGCCTATACACATGATCGCACCCGTGAGCGCAGGAATCGACAGCGTGGTGTGCGTGAGAAACAGCATCCATACGATACCGGCGAGCGCGCCCGGCAGCGCGGTGATGATGATGAACGGATCGAGCCACGACTGGAAATTCACCACGATCAGCAGATACACCAACAGAATCGCGAACACCAGACCGGCGAACAGGCCGGAGAACGAATCGTTCATGGTCTGCACCTGGCCGCGCACTTCGATAGTCGAGCTTTTGGGCAGATCGGCCTTGGCGTCGTCGATGATCTTGCGGATGTCGTCGGACACGCCGCCGAGATCGCGGCCGTCGGCGGTGCCGAAAATATCGATGGTGGTCTGCGCGTTGTAGTGGGTGAGCGTGGCGTTGCCTGCTTCGCGCTTCATGATGGCGAGCGAACCGAGAATATTGCTGCGGCCGTTCGCGTTCAGCGGAATGTTCGCGAGCGATTGCAGTGAATCGATCGTGTATTGCGGGGCTTCCGTGATCACGTTGTAGCTCACGCCGTTGCGCGGATTGAGCCAGAACGTCGGCGTGGTTTGCTGGCTGCCCGATAGCGTGATCAGCAGATTGCTCGCAATGTCGCGTTGCGAGAAGCCGGCTTGCTGCGCACGCGTGCGGTCCACGTCGATAAAGATACGCGGCAGATCGGCGGGCTGCTGGATGCGTGCGTCGACGAGACCGGGCACCGTGCGCAGACGGTTCAGCAACTTCGCGGCGAATGCGCGATTGCCGGCCACTTCACGGCCCACGATCTGAATGTCGATCGGCGACGGCATGCCGAAGTTGAGCGTTTGACTGACGATATCCGCGGGCAGGAAGGCGAACTGCACGCCGGGGAATTCGTCGGTGAGCGTACGCCGCAGCGTGCGCACGTAGTCCGCGCTCGGATGATGGTCGGGATTGAGCGTGATCAGCACGTCGGCGTCCGAGGTGCCGATCGTGCCGGTGTTGCTGTACGAGAGGTTGATACCCGAGACCGGCAAGCCGATGTTGTCGATGATCGAATGCAGCTCGCCCGCCGGTATCAACTGACGGATACGTGTGTCGACGCGATCGGTGACGACCGCGGTCTCCTCCACCCGCATGCCGGTTTTCGCGCGCAGATGCAGCGCGATCGTGCCGGCGTCCACAGCCGGGAAAAAGTCGCGGCCGAGAAACGGCATCAGCAACATCGAGGCGCCGCAGCAAACAAGAAACAGCGTCACGAACAGGCCCGGCCGCGCGACGCGCGCTTCGAGAAACACGCGATAGCGCTCGCGCAAACGCGCGAAGCCGCCTTCGAATGCGTAGTGCGCGCGCATGAACGGATTGCGCGTTTGCGCCGGGGTGTGATGCAGGTCCGCGGGTTTATGGTGATAGCGCAGCAGGTATTTCGCGAGCGTCGGCACGAGCGTGCGCGAGAAGAAATACGACGCCAGCATGGCGAACACCACCGCCTC
This genomic stretch from Paraburkholderia dioscoreae harbors:
- a CDS encoding efflux transporter outer membrane subunit, which codes for MNAPASRRRFVVRPLRRVSLHACALTLAGACALTACTVGPDYVKPTATTAATYKELDGTGWKPAQPADTFTRGAWWSVYADPSLDALEQQVASANQNVQAAEARFRAARATVAQYRSSFFPLVSATGAYSRARSSENVLHKSTAGLTLNDYLVQADASWEPDLWGRVSRSVEGAKAEAQASDADTQAALLSMQAELATDYFELRGLDQERRLLDDTIEAYRQALELTQHRYAGGIATDADVAQAQTQLKTTQAQALDLGVQRAQLEHAIAILIGQPPSTFALPVAPLAAVPVVAAAGVPSELLERRPDIAAAERRVAEMNAQIGVATAAFFPNLVLSVTGGLEATNYSQWLLAPSRLWSLGPTLAGTLLDFGGRASVKEQARAHYDESVAQYRQTVLTAFGQVEDNLAALRVLEQEASAQDDAVRAAQRALAVVSDRYRNGAITYLDVVVAQTTALTNERDAVSIARRRMAASVALIKALGGGWNESALPTDEQIVHPSTPASDAAARG
- a CDS encoding efflux RND transporter periplasmic adaptor subunit, whose product is MEGQRPDSSGTTRDPAKAKRARWIAVAVAVVVIALAAQGIWSRHDAHAALERDAEHTSQTSVEVVRPQKSTAGLDLVLPGNVQAFLDTPIYARTNGYLKKWYADIGARVKNGQLLAEIDTPEVDDQLRAARAELANADANYALAKSTAGRWTDMLKSKSVSKQETDEKVGDMLAKKATLDAARFNVARLEKTQSFQKVYAPFDGIVTARNVDVGALIDAGSSGGPAKELFHVAQADRLRVYVNVPQAYAQQVRARQAAFLTLTETPSRHYPGTVARTAGAVDPQQRTMLVEVDVDNRNGDLLPGAYAQVHFELGTGAAPFTLPGNALLFRPDGVKVATVDAQHKVKLIAVSLGTDFGTRVAIASGLQGDERVILNPQDSIIDGAPVRIVAAKAGTATGASGATGASGAAAGGEGAAGASGAAASRDGAASASGAAAGNDRVAGGSNAVAADTPTTHVAASLSVKASS
- a CDS encoding efflux RND transporter permease subunit produces the protein MWIVRLALRRPYTFVVLALLLLIVGPLTILRTPTDIFPNIDIPVLSVIWSYNGLPADEMEKRIVLNYERGLSVAVNDIEHTESTSLNGIAVIKIFFQPHANIDEALAEVTALSQTQLRSLPPGITPPNILRYNASTVPILRLALSSASLTEQELYDFGNNFLKTQLATVPGASAPLPYGGKQRQIMVDIDSRKLQERNLSPLDVVNAVTAQNLILPSGTAKIGSTEYSVEMNGSPDSLAGLNNIPIRSTANGTVYIRDVAHVRDGFQPQTNIVRVNGQRAALLTINKSGNTSTLEIVDRIKTLMPTLRNLVPASLNIDPVADQSLFVRASVQGVLREALIAACLTGLMILLFLGNWRATLIIAVSIPLSMITSIIALSLLGETINIMTLGGLALAVGILVDDATVAIENISHQLEQGKTLEQAILDGAHQIAIPTLVSTLSICIVFVPMFLLTGVAHYLFIPLAEAVVFAMLASYFFSRTLVPTLAKYLLRYHHKPADLHHTPAQTRNPFMRAHYAFEGGFARLRERYRVFLEARVARPGLFVTLFLVCCGASMLLMPFLGRDFFPAVDAGTIALHLRAKTGMRVEETAVVTDRVDTRIRQLIPAGELHSIIDNIGLPVSGINLSYSNTGTIGTSDADVLITLNPDHHPSADYVRTLRRTLTDEFPGVQFAFLPADIVSQTLNFGMPSPIDIQIVGREVAGNRAFAAKLLNRLRTVPGLVDARIQQPADLPRIFIDVDRTRAQQAGFSQRDIASNLLITLSGSQQTTPTFWLNPRNGVSYNVITEAPQYTIDSLQSLANIPLNANGRSNILGSLAIMKREAGNATLTHYNAQTTIDIFGTADGRDLGGVSDDIRKIIDDAKADLPKSSTIEVRGQVQTMNDSFSGLFAGLVFAILLVYLLIVVNFQSWLDPFIIITALPGALAGIVWMLFLTHTTLSIPALTGAIMCIGIATANSILVISFAREQLLEHGDAARAAIEAGFTRFRPVLMTALAMVIGMVPMAIGLGEGGEQNAPLGRAVIGGLTIGTLATLIFVPVVFSMIYRRLAARRLRAAEHVVQKP